CAACAGTTCACCTGTACCGCTAAGTTATCTTGTGCTTTTTTAATATCAAATTCTTTTACAAGTTCATTCATTTTTGTTCCTCCTGTTGTTTATGTTTTATTTTTTTTGAAATTACAAAGTTTATTTCCATAATAATTACTTCTGTGCCGCCCTTTAAAAAATCTCTTTCACGCCTGCTACAATTCCTAGGCAATAATCTCGCTGATACGTATTCGATTTAAGAATTGTTGCATCTGTACTATCACAAAAGCCTGCTTCTAGTAAAACTGCATCCATTGCAGTTTCGCGTAACACTGCAAAATTAGCTTTTTTCATCCCTCGGTCACGTATACCATATTTAGTAACTTTTTCCATAATATTTTTGTGAATTACTTTTTGAATTGTCTTGGTTCTAGCTGGAACTGACGTGTAAATATAATCTTCATAACCTTTACCGCCACCCGCGTTAAAGTGAATCGAAAGGAACAAATCTGCTTTAAAACTATTCGCTCTTTTTGCACGTTCACTTAACTCTAAAAAAGTATCATTTGTACGTGTCATCCCTACTTCAAAGCCAGCGCTAACGAGTTCTGTCTCTAGTTGTTTCGCAATAGTTAGCGCCCAGTTTTTTTCAACGAGGCTGTTACCAGTTGCACCAGGATCCTTGCCACCATGACCGGCATCAATCCATATTCTTGTCATGCTTTTCCTCCTCATTCCCTGATTTCGCATCGAAAATCAAAATTAAATTTTTCAACACTTCCGGGACCTTCATTCCCATTCGAACGAAATTTTCCAATATAGAAATCAGCTCATTCGCCAAATAGAAAAAGATAACCGCATCCCGCGTTGTATTATGCGTTCCCAGAATCAAATCTATTTGATGCGCAATAGCCACTAAAATTAAGATAGCGATTTTTTTCGCGATTCCTTTGAAACCCATTTTGCTGCTAAGTTCCCCAAGATACCCTGAAGCGAGTAGCCCTGAAACATAGTCAGCTACAATAAAGCACACTAGCACTTTTACCAATATATCCACTTCCCCAAACAAGTATCCAAACACCGCGCCAAATCCCAAAACCCCAATTTTTAGTACGACTTCCATGGAAAACCTCCTTTTTGATTACATTGCCGTCAGTTGGCCTAACACCAAGCACTCACTCCTTTAAAAACGAAAAGCAACATTCAGTCAAGACCATTCTTAATAATTTATTCCTCCGAACGTTACTTTCCAAAATAGAATATTTGTTTATGTCAACGGATTTAATATCCAGTAATAAAAACAAATTCCTTTTAAAACAACTTGTATTATCAGAAAATCGGTGCACCTTCATTCTGACGCAGCTTTTATTGTCATCCGCTTGCTGGACAATTAGCATACTCTTATATTAACGGTAAAATGATGCCGCAAAATATCATAAAAGTATCATCATTTCCTTACTAAAATTCCCATTATCGTTGCCAGTTCTAGTACTGCTCGTTTTTTAATACGTTTAAACTGGGCTATTTCATATGGCAAATCCATCATTACTGCCACATCTTGTTTTCGTTCTACATAACACTCCAGCAAAATATTTCGATCTAAACCATCCATTTGATTTAACGTCGCCGTATATTTCTCCACTAACCAACGCGCTTCCATAATTACTTCCTTATTATGTCTAGCAGAAAATCCCAATGTGCCAAAATGCGCTTCTTCCAAAAGTCCGTCTCTAAGTAAAAATGGTTTTTTCGATAACCCAGCAATTACTCGAAACCGCTGAAAATCCTCAAAAAATCGTTTCACTTCTTGGACCGTCTTTATATAATTAATCTCTTTATTTTCTGGTAAAATTAAAACTTGCATCCCATCACTCCTTAATTATGAGCTTCATTAATGACGTAGGCTTCATATTGACACTCAATTGCAGCTGCCGGCAAGCGACCAATTTCTTCTTCCGTTTTGTCTAGATGAAAAGCTAAAACCTCAATCATTTCCTGCTGTACCGGCTGCGACTTTTTTCTATTTAATCCTTTTTTTCGTTTCCAATCGGCAAGTGACGATCTTGATACCCCAATCAATTTGCTGATTTGCACATCCGATTTAGTCTTTTTATATTCACGGTACTCGCCAGGTGTTAAAATAAGTAACTTTTGTTCCGCCGTTAAAAGACCTTTTTCTCTATCCCCAAGTGCTTCAAAAAACTCCAACTCTTCTATTAAACGTTTCCGAATAAATCGATTTTCTTCTTGTTCTAGTTGAAAAATTAGTTGGATTTGCTTTTCTTTCAAAAGTTTTCTATCCATCCATTCCCACTTCCATCTCATAAGTTAATATGCTAGTTCGTTGTCACCAAAACGGTGCTATCGATGTAAAATGCAGCCTCATTTATTTTCTAGCTCTACAAATATTATAGCACCAATTTGGTTACTTGAAAACTTTTTCCGACAAATATGTTCGAAAAAGTTCCGTTTTGGTGCTAAAAGTGCTATACTGAAGCCATAAACATATGGAGGACAATTATAATGGAGCTAAATAAATTTGTAGGAAATAAAATAAAACAATATCGCGAGGAACGAGGCTTAAATCAAGAAGCATTAGCAGAAAAGCTTCATACAACTCGCCAAACGATTAGCCGCTATGAAAATGGCGACCGAAAAGCAAATCAAGATGTTTTATTTGAACTTGCAAAAATCTTCAACAAACGATTAGATGATTTTTTCCCAGAAAGAAGCTTACCGCCTGTTGATGAACGCTTGGTGACAATTGCGGCCCATATTGATGATGATGTAACAGATGAAGAAATGCGAGATATTCTAGCTTATATAGAGATGAAGAAAAAACTCCATCGCGGGATGTGATTTTATTGTACGAAAAATTACTAACTAAATACCAAGACGAGGTAACGATTAGAGAAGAGAAAATGCCTTACAAACTACCCGGTCTTTATTTAAATGGAACAATTTTCATTAGCAAAGATCAATCTTCCATTGAAAAAGGTTGTATTCTAGTAGAAGAATTGATGCACTATAAATACACGGTAGGCAATATCACCAAACAAGAAACAATCATGGATAAAAAACAAGAGATTTTTGCTCGACGAAAAGGGTATGAAGAATTGATACCACTCGACGATATCATCGCTTGCTTTTACCTTGGTTTACGGGAATATTTTGAAGTAGCGGAGTTTTTAGAGGTTACCGAAGAATTTTTACGGCACACGGTGACTCATTATGCTGAAAAATATGGTCCAATGTATGATTATGGTGGCTATCTAATTAATTTTGGCAATTCAATTGATGTTTATAAGAAATTTTAAGAAGGCTCATTTTTATGGGTCTTTTTATTTTGGCTAAATTTTTAAAAGTATGTTTTTAGTGGTGAAATTACGGGGATTGTTGCTAATGAGTGACTAATTCATGTCTATATTGTGAAATCGCTTTTTATCCGGTATCTTTTTAGGACGAATAGCAGTAAAGTAGTATGGTAGTTAACAATCCCATTTTAGTATAGGAGTTTTGATAATGCTTCACACTATAAATTTTTCTGATATTTTTTCTAGTGACTATTCGAGTAAAATCTCTTTTAAAAAAGGCGATATTATTCATTCGTTCCGAGCTTATGAAGAAAAGCCTCCTCAAATGGGCGTTCTTTTAAAAGGAACCGCTGTATTGGAGGGGCCGACAAACGAAGGCCGTTGGATGATAAATGCTTTGATTGCTCAACAAGCGATTTTTGGAATGGAAAGTTTACTCGAAACAAAGACAGCTCCAGAACTCACTGAATACCGAGTTCGCGCTTTAGAAAATGGCACTGCTTTGTTTATCGACCGTGAATTTTTCCTCAATTATCTGTACGCCAATCCTCAATTTTTCCATCTTGTACTGGATGATGTTATTGTTAGATATTTATTTACAGCGAAAAATTACAAGAATATTAACCAATCACCTATCATAAAAGTCACCCGTATTTTTGTGGAAATTATTGAGCTGCTAAATTTGCATCAATCTGATGGGCCAATTGTGCTTCCATCCTATATCAATCAAACTTTCTTAGCTGATTATTGTCGTTCTAGTCGCGCTCGAATTACAGAGGCGCTGGAAGCATTACGCAAAAATGGCTTACTGCTCTCTAAAAGACCCATTACGATTAGTTCTCATGAAAATCTTTTGGATCAAGTAGACAGTTTTCAAACAGGAAACGGCTTATTAACTAAATAACCTTGAAAAATCGAGACGCCATGGCTTTCTAATAGAGCCATGGTTTCTTTCGTTTCAATCCCCTCAACAACAAAATCAAGCTTGTTTTTTTGAGCAAAATTCGCCCATGCTCTAATAAATAATAGTAGGTCTTCTAATGAAATATTTTGGAAATGAATTAATGAAAATTTGATTTCGATTATGTAAGGTAGGTAGCTCATCACTCGCTCTAGGCTGTTTAAGCCGCAACTAACATCATCCATTGCAATGTGGTAGCCGAGCCCGTGAATCACTTTAATTTTGTTTAGGATAAATGCGTCTTTGTCGTTAGCATTGAGGTGACGTTTATGCGCGGGAACATCGAAAATATCTTCAGTCATTTCTACAGTAATGCGGTGGCTCTCACTTTTTAATTTATCCAGCCAGTGAAGCGTTTCAGTATAAAAAAGCTGTTGTGGCGCAATATTTATGGCAAATCGATCATTTGGATATTTCTTTAAAACATCTAAGAAAGCCTCGCTAAACCACTCTGAAAAAGCCAAGTATAACTCTTCATCTGCGAGTACTGCCTCTAATTCTGATAGAGGAAATCTAGGAACTTCACTATCGTCGCGCAAAAGTATTTCATATTCGACAATATTTCCTTGAAGAACGTCTAACTTCGGTTGAATAAAAAGTTGAAATTTCATGCGTTCCATCATCCCTTCCCGTTTCTCTTCTCTATTCTAATACATTTTTAGTACTAATCGCAAAATTTAGTCTAATAATATACAATCAGCCTACTTTTTGTAAAAAGAAATTATATAGCGCCCCATATAAATTAGCATCATTTCGAAAACGACAGCTAATAATTTTTGGACTCGCTGCATGGAACGGATTTTTCGCTTTTATTTCTTCAATGGCTTCATTTAGTCGTTCGGCAACAATTGGTTGCGCACTAATTCCGCCGCCAATCGCAATAATTTCCGGATCAATCAAATATTGGATATTTAGAACTTGCGAAGCCAACCTATAAATATAATCATCAAATATAGTCAGAGCTTCCTCGTCGCCTTCATTTATCAAGGCAAAAACTTGCTCGCCATCTTTTTTATCTGCTAAATTTTTCTTTGTAGCAATTCTTTTAATGAGTTCCACAGCCGATCCAGTCCGCCCAAAAAACTTCCCTCGTAATTTTTCCGTGTCAAAAGAGGTTTCGATAAAACTCACTTCTCCAGCCATTAAATGAAAACCAGATTGCAATTTTCCACTCATAATAATCCCGCCGCCGACACCACTACCAAGCGTTAAAATCGCCGCACTATCGACATCTTTTGCTACCCCTAACCATAATTCTGCCAGAGCAGCACTTTTGGCGTCGTTTTGAAGTACTACCGGAACATGGCATTCCCGCGCAAGCATTTCAGCTAGATTTTTTTCATGCATAAAGACGAGTGAGCCACCTTGGTAGATTACGCCTGTTTCTGTGTTCACAACCCCGGGGCAACTTACCGCAATCCCCGTTACTTCTTGTTTATAAGGCAGCCATTTTTCAACCATTTGCCGTACAAGTTCTTCCGCGCTTTTAGCAGTAGTAGGGAATTTATCTTTCATTTTTATCGTCCCATTTTGTTCCATCAAAGCAAATTTTATAAAAGTTCCACCAATATCGTACACAAAATACATCCGCCAGCATCCTCTCTAATGTCTTTTATTCATTGTAATACGCTGACGATGATTTTGTCCTCTTTTTTCAAATAAAAACAGGGATTCTATATGAAGAATCCCTGTTTTCGAAACATTTATTAATTAATCAACAACCAAGGGCCCCACTGTTCAGCTCCCGGCTCATTCCCTTGTGTCCACCACTGCGCTTCATATGTTTTCCCTTTGTACGAAACCCTGTCTCCCTTATTATAGGTTTTTGCAGTGTCCCATGCTGGAGTTGCTGGTGGTGTTGCCGCGTCAAGCGTTGTCACAGTTAAGGCCGAGCTTGCCGCCGAGAAATTCCCAGCCGCATCATACGCTTTTACTGTATATGTGTACGCTGTTTTTGCAGTTAAGCTACTATCTGTAAAAGTAGTTCCTGAAACAGAGCCAACTTCAGTCCCATTTCGGTACACTTTATATCCAGCCACCGCTTTATTGTCCGTTGAAGCTGTCCACGTTAGCGTAGCAGATTTATCGGTTACATTAGAAGATGCGAGTGCTTTTGGTACGGTTGGCGCTTCTGTGTCACTTGGATCAGGTACAACACTTCCGCCGCCAAAAATAGTTTGTTTACCAAATTCGACACTCGATTTTACCATCCGTTGTGTTAAATCAATTTTAGAAATATTATTTACATCCACACTAGATGCACTCGATTTTAAACGGAACGTATAAGATGCGCCTTGCGGAATTTGCTGTGCATCGTAAACAGAAGCTAAATCAACTACTGTATTGCCACCTGAAGTAGTAACTGTACCCGCTTTATAATCGCCAGCTGTTAACGTTTCGCCAGCTTTTACTGGAATATAAAACTTAGGTAATTTCACTGTTTCAAAAGATAGCTCAGTTGATTTCAAGACTTCATTGGTTTCGTCCGCTTTTTCATTGTTTGTAATTGTAATTTCGTATCCGACCCCATTTTCGCTATAAGGTTTCACTGTTGCTACCACATTTAAATTCGCATAAGTAATCGCGTTTTGCGGGATAGCGCTTGTGCCAAATAATCCTGATTTAATCGCCTTTGTGAGTTCATCGCGCTTAGTCGAAGTCGTGGTTTTATCCTGCGACTGCATCCAAGAAATCATCCCACCAAGATTATTATCTTTTACATATTGTGCCTTATAGCCAATCGAACGTGGATTGTCATATGTGTAAAACTCCCCAGTTTCCTTACTATAAAGATACGGCGCTTTGGCAGTATCATCCCAATATTCTTTCAAAGTTGGCGTTTTAGCTTTCAGCGCATCGATACTTCTATACGCCCAAACTCCGCCAGCACGGCCCCCATCGCCAGTTTTAATTGGGTTTTCGTTGTTTGCCCCATAAGTAAGCGAGCCATCCGCATCTTTATTCGTTTTTTCAGCAGCTTGGAAAAGTCCTGGCAATGCCGTATCCGTTCCAGCAGCTACTTTATTCCAGCCCCGAGTATAAAATGCTGCCCCAACAACAATTTTATTCGAAACTGCTCCCTTTTCTTTTAAGTATTTCACGGTTTGATCCACGGAAAAACCACTATCATAATTCGGGTCTTTCGGATTGCCGTAAAGCGCTGTATGATGCGCACTATTCGGTGTCCAAGCACCATTTAAGTCATAGGTCATCACATTCGCAAAATCGACTACTTTAAACAAATTCGCTACATCAATCCCATTTTCTAACGTAGATTTTGCAGCTGGTAAAGCAACCGATAATTCGTATTTCTTGTTAATATCCACGCCTTGTTTATCCAAAGCCGTTCTCAAATCTTGTAAAAGCGTAATAAAGTTTTGTTTGTCCGCAGGTTTTGCATTTGGAGTGCCTTCATCGTTTTTATTATCAACAAGGTCAGCATCCCGCACCGAAGCAGGATATTCCCAGTCCAAATCAACAAAATCCATATTGGTATATTTCACAAACTTCATCACATTCTTCACAAAGTTAGCCCGTTTTGTTGGATCTGCTGCAACCGTAGAGAAATCTCCCGACTTAGACCAGCCTCCAACCGAAACACCTATTTTCAAATTCGGATTTTGAGCGCGTAAATCTTGAATCGCATTCAAAACACCGGCATTCGCTCCGCCCCATTGAACTCCCTCTTGCCCAACAGGCGCCCCAACAGCAGCATCTTTATCAGTAAAAACCAAATCCCCATTACTATTAAAATCCAGAAAAGCAAAATTCAAATGTGTTAATTGATCAGCCGGAATATCTTTCGGATAAAAGTTCCCTTCTCCTCCCCAAATCGACCAATCACCATAATACATAACATTTCGATACTGTGGTACATTTTCAGCCGCTTTCGCCCGTTTTGGCTGTGCACCTATTGATACAACCACTAACGATAAAACTAACAACACAACAGAAGTAATACTAAAAAGCTTTTTCATCTTCTTATTCATCTCTTCACCCCGATTTTTGATTTATAAACCTCATTTCGGTAGTTCTAAGTTTGTCTCTCTGTACCCCTTTTTGTGTGGTTGCCAGAATGCCCTTTTCTCTAATTTCCTCCCCTCGATTAAAGATTCATTCCGAGCATCTGTATATCATGCAATTATCATGCCAAAAGAAAGCGCTGTCATCATGCGATTTAACTGCCCTTTCTAACCTACACAGATAGAATATCAACTTACACAGATAAAAAAATAGTACGAGCACTTGGCCCGTACTATCTACTTTCATATTATTCGTCAGCTTTCAAAATCTTAAACCAATGATTCCTACCTAGAAAAAGTCCTACAATTGCCGCAATAAGCCCCACAATAGAAATCATAAAGATATTTAGCGCCGAGCCAACACATATACAAAAAATCATAATAAAAAATAATACCAACATATTTGAATTAATCTTTATGAAAAATTCACCGCTATCTTCTATATTTCTTTCCTGGCTCTGGAAACCAAATTGAGCAGCTTTTACTTTCACTTTATCCGCTGTAATTGTATGTGACTCCCCATTACCGAGTGGTATACTTTCTTCCGCGTTTACTATAAGTTTTATTGGGGCTGCCCCTCCCATATATCCCGTTTTGCGTGTTATTTTGATAGTCCTAGTTGTCTTCCTCCCTAGTCTCTGTATATTCAGCTATCATACAAGATTATACTTGAAAAAACGGCTTTAAACAAAGGCTTTTCTAGGTATTTTAAAAAATTAATTTTCTTTTGTGAATAAATTATCAATGCAGTTATTGTTTTGCTGCTTTTTTCTCAAAAATAAAAAATAGCATGAGCACTCGACTCATACTATCATCAATTATCTCTTTATTTTCACAAACTCAAACCAATGCTTTCGCGAATAAAAAAATGATGTTAAGCAAAGACCAAGCGCAATCAACGTAGCAACCAAACTAGTCATAACAAAACCGTAAAAAAGAAACGGGAACATAGAATAATTTAATAGAAGCGCTTTCCTATTAATACGCACAATAACATCATTGCTATTCTCCAAAATTGCTTCTTGGCTCCCAAAGAACCAATCAGTCGCGCGAACCCTCGTTTTCTCCATCTTGGGCATAAAAAAATGGGACTGATGATTGTCGAGTTTTATAACTTCTTCATTTTCAATTCTAATATTCACCGGAGTAATGCTGCCGCCAATGCCTGTTTTACGAGTTATTTTGATTGTCACAGTTGCTTCTCCTCCTTGGCTTTATGTCCCTTTAATTATACCAAGAAGTAAAAAAAGAACAAGGAAATATCAACTATTTCCTCATTCTTACTTTAAGCAAAACTTGTAACATCAGTAATCGGCAATCGATAAGACTGATAACCGGAATTTTTAGCTTTCCCAATAGAAACGATCATCACTGGAACATAGCGCTCTGGGTCCATATTAAAAGCTTCTGCAACTTCTGTACGCTCAAAACCGCCGATTGGATTTGTATCATAACCGTGCGCACGAGCAACTAACATTAATTGCATCGCTACAAGTCCGCCGTCAATAAGTACTACACGTTCTGCTTCTGAACGGGGAATCACTTCAAAATACTGGCTTAATTTTGCCATTTGTTGTTCTTTTACTTCTGCTGGCATCAAGCCTCGTTCCACTGATTCTCCGTAGATTTTTTCGCCATTTTCGAAGTTTTGCAAGTCACCGAAAACTAAAATCATCGCGGAAGAAGATTCGTTTTGACGTGTATTAAAGCGAACTAACGAGTTTAATTTTTCTTTACCCGCATCACTTTCTACAACTACAAAACGCCACGGCTGCATGTTTACAGACGAAGGAGCAGTTACCGCATCCTCTAAAATGGCTTTCATTTCCTCTTGGCTAATTTTCACCGTTTCATCGTATTCTCGAATCGAGCGGCGGTTTTTCATTAAGTCTTCAAAATCATTATTTAAATAAGTCATATTTTTCTCCTCCTTATCGCGCAAGTGGCGTTAACACTGAAATTTCAAGTTCTTTAGCAACAAAATTGGCAGCGGCTTTCTGGAATTTTTGGAAATGCACGCTTTCATTATGTTGTTGAATAGCATCCATATCTGCCCATTTTTCGAGCATATAAAAAACAGTTTCATTTTCTGTAGATTGCACTAATTCATAGCCGTGGTTCCCTGTTTCCGCTTGTGATGCGGCAATAACTTCCTT
Above is a window of Listeria swaminathanii DNA encoding:
- a CDS encoding phage holin family protein, yielding MEVVLKIGVLGFGAVFGYLFGEVDILVKVLVCFIVADYVSGLLASGYLGELSSKMGFKGIAKKIAILILVAIAHQIDLILGTHNTTRDAVIFFYLANELISILENFVRMGMKVPEVLKNLILIFDAKSGNEEEKHDKNMD
- a CDS encoding ArpU family phage packaging/lysis transcriptional regulator, which produces MQVLILPENKEINYIKTVQEVKRFFEDFQRFRVIAGLSKKPFLLRDGLLEEAHFGTLGFSARHNKEVIMEARWLVEKYTATLNQMDGLDRNILLECYVERKQDVAVMMDLPYEIAQFKRIKKRAVLELATIMGILVRK
- the lmaD gene encoding protein LmaD, with the translated sequence MDRKLLKEKQIQLIFQLEQEENRFIRKRLIEELEFFEALGDREKGLLTAEQKLLILTPGEYREYKKTKSDVQISKLIGVSRSSLADWKRKKGLNRKKSQPVQQEMIEVLAFHLDKTEEEIGRLPAAAIECQYEAYVINEAHN
- a CDS encoding helix-turn-helix transcriptional regulator, yielding MELNKFVGNKIKQYREERGLNQEALAEKLHTTRQTISRYENGDRKANQDVLFELAKIFNKRLDDFFPERSLPPVDERLVTIAAHIDDDVTDEEMRDILAYIEMKKKLHRGM
- a CDS encoding ImmA/IrrE family metallo-endopeptidase; this encodes MYEKLLTKYQDEVTIREEKMPYKLPGLYLNGTIFISKDQSSIEKGCILVEELMHYKYTVGNITKQETIMDKKQEIFARRKGYEELIPLDDIIACFYLGLREYFEVAEFLEVTEEFLRHTVTHYAEKYGPMYDYGGYLINFGNSIDVYKKF
- a CDS encoding Crp/Fnr family transcriptional regulator, whose translation is MLHTINFSDIFSSDYSSKISFKKGDIIHSFRAYEEKPPQMGVLLKGTAVLEGPTNEGRWMINALIAQQAIFGMESLLETKTAPELTEYRVRALENGTALFIDREFFLNYLYANPQFFHLVLDDVIVRYLFTAKNYKNINQSPIIKVTRIFVEIIELLNLHQSDGPIVLPSYINQTFLADYCRSSRARITEALEALRKNGLLLSKRPITISSHENLLDQVDSFQTGNGLLTK
- a CDS encoding EAL domain-containing protein, whose amino-acid sequence is MERMKFQLFIQPKLDVLQGNIVEYEILLRDDSEVPRFPLSELEAVLADEELYLAFSEWFSEAFLDVLKKYPNDRFAINIAPQQLFYTETLHWLDKLKSESHRITVEMTEDIFDVPAHKRHLNANDKDAFILNKIKVIHGLGYHIAMDDVSCGLNSLERVMSYLPYIIEIKFSLIHFQNISLEDLLLFIRAWANFAQKNKLDFVVEGIETKETMALLESHGVSIFQGYLVNKPFPV
- a CDS encoding ROK family protein, whose protein sequence is MYFVYDIGGTFIKFALMEQNGTIKMKDKFPTTAKSAEELVRQMVEKWLPYKQEVTGIAVSCPGVVNTETGVIYQGGSLVFMHEKNLAEMLARECHVPVVLQNDAKSAALAELWLGVAKDVDSAAILTLGSGVGGGIIMSGKLQSGFHLMAGEVSFIETSFDTEKLRGKFFGRTGSAVELIKRIATKKNLADKKDGEQVFALINEGDEEALTIFDDYIYRLASQVLNIQYLIDPEIIAIGGGISAQPIVAERLNEAIEEIKAKNPFHAASPKIISCRFRNDANLYGALYNFFLQKVG
- the chiB gene encoding chitinase ChiB yields the protein MKKLFSITSVVLLVLSLVVVSIGAQPKRAKAAENVPQYRNVMYYGDWSIWGGEGNFYPKDIPADQLTHLNFAFLDFNSNGDLVFTDKDAAVGAPVGQEGVQWGGANAGVLNAIQDLRAQNPNLKIGVSVGGWSKSGDFSTVAADPTKRANFVKNVMKFVKYTNMDFVDLDWEYPASVRDADLVDNKNDEGTPNAKPADKQNFITLLQDLRTALDKQGVDINKKYELSVALPAAKSTLENGIDVANLFKVVDFANVMTYDLNGAWTPNSAHHTALYGNPKDPNYDSGFSVDQTVKYLKEKGAVSNKIVVGAAFYTRGWNKVAAGTDTALPGLFQAAEKTNKDADGSLTYGANNENPIKTGDGGRAGGVWAYRSIDALKAKTPTLKEYWDDTAKAPYLYSKETGEFYTYDNPRSIGYKAQYVKDNNLGGMISWMQSQDKTTTSTKRDELTKAIKSGLFGTSAIPQNAITYANLNVVATVKPYSENGVGYEITITNNEKADETNEVLKSTELSFETVKLPKFYIPVKAGETLTAGDYKAGTVTTSGGNTVVDLASVYDAQQIPQGASYTFRLKSSASSVDVNNISKIDLTQRMVKSSVEFGKQTIFGGGSVVPDPSDTEAPTVPKALASSNVTDKSATLTWTASTDNKAVAGYKVYRNGTEVGSVSGTTFTDSSLTAKTAYTYTVKAYDAAGNFSAASSALTVTTLDAATPPATPAWDTAKTYNKGDRVSYKGKTYEAQWWTQGNEPGAEQWGPWLLIN
- a CDS encoding nitroreductase family protein, whose translation is MTYLNNDFEDLMKNRRSIREYDETVKISQEEMKAILEDAVTAPSSVNMQPWRFVVVESDAGKEKLNSLVRFNTRQNESSSAMILVFGDLQNFENGEKIYGESVERGLMPAEVKEQQMAKLSQYFEVIPRSEAERVVLIDGGLVAMQLMLVARAHGYDTNPIGGFERTEVAEAFNMDPERYVPVMIVSIGKAKNSGYQSYRLPITDVTSFA
- a CDS encoding putative quinol monooxygenase, with the protein product MLHIEAQMTIKKEQIEAFLQAAKEVIAASQAETGNHGYELVQSTENETVFYMLEKWADMDAIQQHNESVHFQKFQKAAANFVAKELEISVLTPLAR